The following proteins come from a genomic window of Azoarcus sp. PA01:
- the pth gene encoding aminoacyl-tRNA hydrolase — protein MDGVTFVGITGSAGKTTTKDLAAAVLGTLGPCAHTVASENEPIFAARTVLETTSDHRSCIVELAAFRPNCLDESIRLLRPNIAVLTLIARDHYTRFKSVEGIAAEKGKLIDSLSADGTAVLNIDDPLVRSIGERCKGRVIWIGAGEGATLRLRAATSRWPDPLTLEIEFEGRAYSVRTGLYGTQLALPVLAALGVGVAAGVPIERAIAALAAAQPAEGRMQIVEGSDGVVFVRDDWKAPLWSLQPPLDFLRDANAKRKVAVIGTLSDYSLSASKLYPKIARQVLELADLVVFVGPHAMRALKARRGSDDDALHAFPDIRDAAIWLRTALRAGDLVLLKGSNRADHLVRLMLDRYTNVLCWRERCNRSYFCGRCSLVGTPGPSTDAHRHSNEPAADNITAGAPLTSTPVLVGLGNPGERYRHTPHNVGHQILDELVRAARSEWVARPEGAVSTIVVNDVTVKLLKPGTSMNHSGSVVRSFLEASGCRAEQCILVHDDVDIALGDVRIKRDGGDAGHKGVRSIISALGTGDITRIRVGVRRSGDERQARQLVLEKFSAMEEPALSRGVDRATAQVWQVVAQMNSVRLAEVP, from the coding sequence TTGGACGGGGTCACGTTTGTCGGAATCACTGGCAGTGCGGGGAAGACGACGACGAAAGACCTCGCTGCGGCTGTGCTCGGCACGCTCGGCCCATGTGCTCATACGGTGGCGTCTGAAAACGAGCCGATCTTCGCGGCGCGAACGGTGCTCGAGACAACGTCAGATCACCGCTCGTGCATCGTCGAACTGGCGGCATTTCGCCCGAATTGCCTCGACGAGTCGATTCGCCTGCTGCGGCCGAACATCGCAGTGCTTACGCTCATCGCGCGCGACCACTACACCCGTTTCAAGAGCGTCGAGGGAATCGCTGCCGAGAAGGGCAAACTCATTGACTCATTGTCCGCGGACGGCACCGCGGTGCTCAACATCGATGATCCGTTGGTGAGGTCGATCGGCGAACGGTGCAAGGGGCGGGTAATCTGGATCGGCGCCGGCGAAGGCGCGACGTTGAGGCTACGCGCGGCGACTTCTCGATGGCCCGACCCCCTGACACTCGAGATCGAGTTCGAAGGCCGAGCGTATTCCGTCCGGACGGGCCTGTACGGAACGCAGCTCGCATTGCCTGTGCTGGCCGCGCTCGGCGTAGGTGTCGCAGCAGGTGTGCCGATCGAGCGCGCAATCGCGGCATTGGCAGCGGCACAGCCCGCAGAGGGGCGAATGCAGATTGTCGAGGGGAGCGATGGTGTGGTGTTCGTCCGCGACGACTGGAAAGCGCCGCTCTGGTCGCTGCAGCCGCCGCTCGATTTCCTCCGGGATGCAAATGCGAAGCGCAAGGTCGCCGTCATCGGCACTTTGTCCGATTACTCGCTTTCCGCGTCGAAACTCTATCCAAAAATTGCCCGACAGGTATTGGAACTGGCCGACCTCGTCGTATTCGTCGGCCCTCATGCAATGCGCGCGTTAAAGGCGCGGCGGGGGAGCGACGACGATGCGCTGCATGCTTTTCCCGATATTCGCGACGCCGCGATCTGGTTGAGAACGGCGCTGCGGGCGGGCGATCTCGTACTCTTGAAAGGCTCGAACAGAGCGGACCATCTGGTTCGCCTGATGCTCGACCGATACACGAACGTCCTGTGCTGGCGTGAGCGTTGCAACCGTTCATATTTCTGCGGGCGATGTTCTCTGGTCGGGACCCCCGGGCCATCCACGGACGCCCATCGTCATTCAAACGAGCCTGCTGCGGACAACATCACAGCAGGCGCTCCGCTTACCTCGACGCCCGTCCTCGTCGGCCTCGGCAATCCTGGCGAACGGTACCGCCACACGCCCCATAACGTCGGCCATCAGATTCTGGACGAACTCGTTCGCGCTGCCCGATCCGAGTGGGTCGCTCGTCCGGAAGGGGCAGTCAGCACGATTGTCGTTAACGACGTCACCGTGAAGCTGTTGAAACCTGGTACGAGCATGAATCATAGCGGGTCCGTCGTGCGCAGCTTCCTTGAAGCGTCCGGTTGTCGCGCCGAGCAGTGCATTCTCGTCCACGACGATGTGGATATCGCTTTGGGCGATGTGCGAATCAAACGTGATGGAGGGGATGCCGGGCATAAGGGAGTGCGCTCGATTATTTCTGCTCTGGGCACCGGCGACATCACACGCATTCGCGTCGGTGTCCGGCGCTCGGGAGACGAGCGGCAGGCACGGCAGCTGGTGCTGGAAAAGTTTTCGGCGATGGAGGAACCCGCTTTATCCCGAGGCGTCGATCGAGCCACCGCACAAGTGTGGCAGGTGGTCGCTCAGATGAACTCTGTCCGACTTGCGGAAGTTCCGTAG
- a CDS encoding polysaccharide deacetylase family protein, translating into MILLRGIGRLVSPPGPRGKLSVLIFHRVRPRFDPRVPRALHAEEFDRLLGWVKGSFNVLPPDEAVERLRCGDLPTRAMAITFDDGYADNAEVALPILLRHRLSAAFFIATDFLDGGAMWNDAISTAVRECELAELDLAELDLGVHRLDSPERRRAVIARLLSRVKYLPRMQREETVSAIRERCGVRATPELMMRSEQVRALRAAGMTVGGHTCSHPILSSISLSEARREIEDGKARLEAILGERVKLFAYPNGKPGKDYTDEHVQLVRQAGFEGAFSTGWGVSGAGADLFQLPRFTPWDRSPNGFVFRLIRNLVQPGVVRA; encoded by the coding sequence ATGATCCTCCTGCGCGGCATCGGCCGCCTCGTGTCACCACCCGGGCCGCGGGGCAAGCTGTCGGTGCTGATCTTCCACCGCGTGCGACCGCGCTTCGACCCGCGAGTCCCGCGCGCGCTCCACGCCGAAGAGTTCGACCGGCTACTCGGCTGGGTCAAAGGGAGCTTCAACGTGCTGCCGCCCGACGAGGCGGTGGAACGTCTGCGTTGCGGCGACTTGCCGACAAGGGCGATGGCGATCACGTTCGACGACGGCTACGCGGATAACGCCGAAGTCGCGTTGCCGATCCTGCTGCGCCACCGGCTGAGCGCCGCGTTCTTCATCGCGACCGACTTCCTCGACGGCGGAGCAATGTGGAACGATGCCATTTCGACCGCTGTACGCGAGTGCGAGCTGGCCGAGCTCGACCTCGCGGAACTCGATCTCGGCGTGCACCGGCTCGACTCCCCGGAACGGCGGCGCGCGGTCATCGCACGGCTGCTGTCGCGCGTGAAGTACCTGCCGCGCATGCAGCGGGAAGAGACGGTGAGCGCGATCCGCGAACGATGCGGGGTGCGCGCGACCCCCGAGCTGATGATGCGCAGCGAACAGGTTCGCGCGCTGCGCGCGGCAGGGATGACGGTGGGAGGGCACACCTGTTCGCATCCGATCCTGTCCTCGATTTCGCTTTCGGAAGCGCGACGTGAAATTGAGGATGGCAAGGCGCGTCTCGAGGCGATTCTCGGCGAACGGGTGAAGCTCTTCGCCTACCCGAACGGCAAGCCGGGCAAGGACTACACCGACGAGCATGTACAGCTCGTGCGGCAGGCGGGCTTCGAAGGCGCGTTTTCGACGGGTTGGGGCGTTTCGGGCGCGGGAGCCGATCTCTTCCAGCTGCCGCGTTTCACGCCTTGGGACCGCAGTCCGAACGGCTTCGTATTCCGGCTCATCCGCAATCTCGTCCAGCCCGGAGTCGTGCGCGCATGA
- a CDS encoding glycosyltransferase, whose translation MGLAARVRFVGVVPQAELRRYYVAADVLVLASSREGWPNVLLEAMACGTPVVATRVWGMPEIVAAPEGGVLVPQRTVPALQAGLEALLSAPPDRAATRRYAEGFDWSATTAAQIEMFERLSCTRFPEGASFRA comes from the coding sequence TTGGGGCTCGCCGCGCGGGTGCGCTTCGTCGGCGTGGTTCCCCAGGCGGAGCTGCGCCGTTACTACGTTGCAGCCGATGTCCTCGTCCTCGCGTCGAGTCGGGAGGGATGGCCGAACGTCCTCCTCGAGGCGATGGCCTGCGGTACTCCCGTCGTGGCGACGCGAGTGTGGGGGATGCCGGAAATCGTCGCTGCCCCCGAAGGGGGCGTCCTCGTCCCGCAGCGCACGGTTCCCGCTCTGCAGGCGGGCCTCGAGGCGCTGCTCTCCGCTCCCCCCGACCGCGCGGCCACCCGACGCTATGCCGAAGGCTTCGACTGGAGCGCGACGACCGCAGCCCAAATCGAGATGTTCGAGCGGCTCAGCTGTACCCGCTTCCCCGAAGGAGCGTCTTTCCGTGCGTGA
- a CDS encoding N-acetyltransferase encodes MQRLIKNTTRRARRKLANLPPLRWAWSDRYLLLLAIEAERAPQAAPGDEFDCNNLEHLRCFRQTERWLSPEAFIAEARERIGAGLRLYTAVGDGVLLHYGWLVPLQERAQFPYVAQSYDFPDGTAVLFNAYTHPSARGSGLHERSMRRRVADAARLPGVRHIYTAIEAHNAPSRAVAARTGFRCAEVLYEVSRFGVVRRGRMTPEEYFKRVEPRGRSFL; translated from the coding sequence GTGCAGCGCCTGATCAAGAACACGACGCGGCGCGCACGGCGCAAGCTCGCCAACCTTCCCCCGCTTCGATGGGCATGGAGCGACCGCTATCTGTTGTTGCTTGCAATCGAGGCCGAACGGGCGCCTCAGGCAGCCCCCGGCGACGAATTCGACTGCAACAACCTCGAGCATCTGCGCTGTTTCCGCCAGACGGAACGCTGGCTGTCGCCGGAAGCTTTCATCGCCGAGGCGCGCGAGCGTATCGGCGCGGGGCTGCGGCTCTACACGGCGGTCGGCGACGGGGTGCTCCTTCACTACGGCTGGCTGGTCCCGTTGCAGGAGCGGGCCCAGTTTCCGTACGTCGCGCAGAGCTACGACTTTCCGGACGGAACGGCGGTATTGTTCAACGCCTACACACATCCTTCGGCGCGGGGCTCGGGCCTGCACGAGCGCTCGATGCGCCGGCGCGTCGCCGATGCCGCACGCCTGCCCGGCGTTCGCCATATCTACACTGCAATCGAAGCGCATAACGCACCGTCTCGTGCGGTCGCTGCCCGGACGGGTTTTCGTTGCGCGGAAGTACTGTACGAAGTCAGCCGCTTCGGCGTGGTCCGGCGCGGCAGGATGACGCCAGAAGAATATTTCAAAAGGGTGGAACCACGTGGCAGAAGCTTCCTTTGA
- a CDS encoding UDP-N-acetylmuramoyl-tripeptide--D-alanyl-D-alanine ligase has protein sequence MRTEFLAACLRSAAGFEYSRHPVPIVAITGSAGKTTTKECVAAVLASTYTVRSTVGNRNDRTGVPSTLLGLSNLTSLKKFLGATPSLLSRLVRGQPEADYLVLEIAARLPNQIPKQLRVFSPSISIVTSIGPAHLATLGAIENVAKEKGSIVAALPHDGYAILFQDDENVRNMAKLHSGQTLFFGFSSSADVWMDSPRRSGSGLTTVLHDPHGAMEMSFPHLMNRHHLNAVLAAWCVGLIADVPRGVMASIVQDYAPKNGRGTVWTNGNNELFYDDTFNANPLSMRAALETFREIAGDRRRILVLGDMLELGEGSDELHESVGRAAAEVGDVLITAGEYGGSYVKGFTEANRSGSVARCKDGSEIYQALCAERRRNGAVLLKGSHGSGMYKVVSRIKQESIARLN, from the coding sequence ATGAGAACGGAGTTCCTCGCTGCTTGTCTGAGATCGGCTGCCGGGTTCGAATATTCCCGTCATCCGGTGCCTATTGTCGCGATCACCGGCAGCGCGGGGAAGACCACCACAAAAGAATGCGTCGCGGCCGTCCTTGCCAGCACATATACGGTTCGCAGTACGGTCGGCAACAGAAACGACAGGACCGGAGTCCCCAGTACTTTGCTCGGGCTATCCAACCTGACGTCCCTGAAGAAATTCCTCGGGGCGACTCCTTCGTTACTGTCCAGGCTTGTCCGTGGCCAACCAGAGGCCGACTATCTCGTCCTGGAGATCGCCGCCCGACTACCGAATCAGATTCCCAAGCAGCTTCGTGTTTTTAGTCCGTCGATATCCATCGTTACGTCTATCGGTCCGGCTCATCTCGCGACCTTGGGCGCTATCGAGAACGTCGCCAAGGAAAAGGGAAGTATCGTCGCGGCCCTTCCTCATGACGGCTATGCGATCCTGTTTCAAGACGACGAGAATGTCCGGAATATGGCCAAACTCCATTCCGGCCAGACCTTGTTTTTCGGATTTTCATCCTCGGCGGATGTGTGGATGGACAGCCCGAGGCGCTCGGGTTCCGGATTGACAACGGTGCTGCATGACCCACATGGGGCGATGGAAATGTCATTTCCGCATCTTATGAACCGCCATCATCTGAATGCGGTCCTCGCGGCCTGGTGCGTCGGTCTGATTGCCGATGTGCCGCGTGGCGTCATGGCTTCGATCGTCCAGGATTACGCTCCCAAAAACGGCAGGGGGACAGTGTGGACGAACGGCAATAACGAACTCTTTTACGACGACACGTTCAACGCCAACCCCCTTTCGATGCGCGCAGCACTTGAAACGTTCAGGGAGATAGCAGGAGACCGTCGCCGTATACTGGTGCTTGGGGATATGTTGGAACTTGGCGAGGGAAGTGACGAACTTCACGAATCGGTGGGGCGTGCCGCTGCGGAGGTGGGAGATGTTCTGATCACCGCAGGAGAGTACGGCGGCAGCTATGTGAAGGGTTTTACCGAAGCCAATCGGAGCGGAAGTGTAGCGCGTTGCAAGGACGGCAGCGAAATTTACCAGGCGTTGTGCGCAGAGCGACGTCGGAACGGTGCGGTGCTCCTGAAGGGATCGCACGGTTCAGGGATGTACAAGGTGGTGTCGCGGATCAAGCAGGAGTCGATCGCGAGGCTGAATTGA
- a CDS encoding putative O-glycosylation ligase, exosortase A system-associated has product MRDILITAIVLGALPFAFRHPYIGVYLWTWLSVMNPHRLAWGFAYSAPFAAMAAGATLVGLFLTKDPVRLPRSAPVYVLIAFILWMCATTALAIFPGESLTGLQRVFKIMLMTLVALAVLHEKKHIQVFVWINTLSLAFYGIKGGLYTIRTAGGGMVWGPGGFIEGNNEIGLAILMTIPFLYYLRLTAENKWVRRGLLASMLLCAVAVLGTQSRGAFLAIGVMSFVLWLRSPRKMLFGSGIVIAGIAVLSVMPWSVEEKIRSITEYQTDSSAWGRLNAWETAINVANDRPTGAGFDMYHPFVWQLYAPAADERRASDPSIIRAAHSIYFQVLGEHGWIGLGLFLLLWLLTLREAARLRSRTRGDPRFTWIFHLAGMSQVSLVGFAVGGAFLSLAYVDFAYNVMVILVVTQRWLLLQPEMQSVSARAAGGAFGARATGPMPPPVLPGGAK; this is encoded by the coding sequence GTGCGTGACATTCTGATTACCGCCATCGTCCTGGGCGCGCTGCCTTTCGCGTTTCGCCATCCCTACATTGGGGTGTACCTGTGGACCTGGCTCAGCGTCATGAACCCGCACCGGCTCGCGTGGGGCTTCGCGTACAGCGCACCGTTCGCTGCGATGGCCGCCGGAGCGACGCTCGTCGGGCTGTTCCTGACCAAGGATCCGGTGCGCCTTCCGCGCTCCGCGCCGGTCTACGTGCTGATCGCGTTCATCCTCTGGATGTGCGCGACGACCGCGCTGGCAATCTTTCCCGGGGAATCCCTCACGGGACTCCAACGGGTGTTCAAGATCATGCTGATGACGCTCGTCGCGCTGGCGGTGCTGCACGAGAAAAAGCACATTCAGGTCTTCGTGTGGATAAACACGCTGTCGCTCGCGTTCTACGGCATCAAAGGCGGCCTTTACACGATCCGCACTGCCGGTGGAGGGATGGTGTGGGGGCCGGGAGGGTTCATCGAAGGCAACAACGAGATCGGCCTCGCGATTTTGATGACGATTCCGTTCCTGTATTACCTGCGGCTCACAGCGGAAAACAAATGGGTGCGCCGCGGCCTGCTCGCGTCGATGCTGCTGTGCGCGGTCGCGGTGCTCGGCACACAGTCGCGCGGCGCGTTCCTGGCGATCGGAGTGATGTCCTTCGTGTTGTGGCTGCGCTCGCCGCGCAAGATGCTGTTCGGTTCGGGGATCGTCATCGCCGGCATCGCGGTGCTGTCGGTGATGCCGTGGTCGGTCGAGGAGAAGATCCGTTCGATCACCGAGTATCAGACCGACAGCTCGGCCTGGGGACGGCTGAACGCGTGGGAGACCGCGATCAACGTCGCGAACGACCGGCCGACCGGAGCGGGGTTCGATATGTACCACCCGTTCGTCTGGCAGCTCTATGCACCCGCAGCCGACGAGCGGCGCGCTTCGGATCCGTCGATCATCCGCGCGGCGCACAGCATCTATTTTCAGGTCCTCGGCGAGCACGGCTGGATCGGGCTCGGATTGTTCCTGCTGCTGTGGCTGCTCACGCTGCGCGAGGCCGCGCGACTAAGATCGCGAACGCGAGGCGATCCACGATTCACGTGGATCTTCCACCTCGCCGGGATGAGCCAGGTCTCGCTCGTCGGTTTCGCGGTCGGCGGCGCGTTCCTCAGCCTCGCCTATGTCGACTTCGCGTACAATGTCATGGTCATTCTCGTGGTCACGCAACGATGGCTGTTGCTCCAGCCCGAAATGCAGTCCGTGTCCGCGCGCGCGGCAGGGGGCGCGTTCGGCGCCCGGGCGACTGGTCCGATGCCGCCTCCGGTATTGCCGGGAGGGGCGAAATGA
- a CDS encoding nucleotide sugar dehydrogenase produces MRISIFGLGYVGAVSLACLARDGHHVVGVDIDAAKLDLIRAGTTPVVEEGMVELMEKVAASGRITVTTDTRQALRDSELSLVCVGTPSAANGSQDQDAVLRLAKDLGRAIGEKDAPHVIVFRSTLVPGTVEETLRPIIEAESGKRDGEGFHLCFQPEFLREGSSIRDYDKPPFTVVGANHAYPVERLRELFGHLPCKFLQTSVRAAEMMKYCCNNFHALKITFANETARLCEALGVDAFEVMNLVCQDTQLNISPAYLKPGFAFGGSCLPKDLRATTYFAKMHDVEVPMLAGILQSNRQHIDRAITKVLESGHRKVGMLGLSFKTGTDDLRESPLVVLAEQLIGKGLQLSIYDPDVQLSRLLGANRRFIETQLPHIGELLKADLAEVIASADVLVVGVSNPLIFDALATHSRPGQYVLDLVNLPNAQMIGARVEGLCW; encoded by the coding sequence ATGAGAATAAGCATTTTCGGCCTCGGTTACGTCGGCGCGGTGTCGCTCGCGTGCCTCGCGCGTGACGGCCACCACGTCGTCGGCGTCGACATCGACGCCGCGAAGCTCGACCTGATCCGCGCCGGCACGACGCCGGTCGTCGAGGAAGGGATGGTCGAGCTGATGGAGAAAGTCGCGGCGAGCGGCCGGATCACGGTCACGACCGACACGCGCCAGGCGCTGCGCGACAGCGAGCTTTCGCTCGTTTGCGTCGGCACGCCGTCGGCGGCGAACGGCAGCCAGGACCAGGACGCGGTGCTCCGACTGGCGAAGGATCTGGGCCGCGCGATCGGCGAAAAGGACGCGCCGCACGTCATCGTGTTCCGTTCGACGCTGGTGCCGGGCACGGTCGAAGAGACGCTCCGCCCGATCATCGAAGCCGAGTCCGGCAAGCGCGACGGCGAAGGCTTTCACCTGTGCTTCCAGCCGGAGTTCCTGCGCGAAGGCAGCTCGATCCGCGACTACGACAAGCCGCCGTTCACCGTCGTCGGCGCGAATCACGCGTATCCGGTCGAGCGCCTGCGCGAACTCTTCGGCCACCTGCCGTGCAAGTTCCTGCAGACCTCGGTGCGCGCCGCCGAGATGATGAAATACTGCTGCAACAACTTTCACGCGCTGAAGATCACGTTCGCGAACGAGACTGCGCGCCTGTGCGAGGCGCTCGGCGTCGACGCGTTCGAAGTCATGAACCTCGTCTGCCAGGACACGCAGCTGAACATCTCGCCGGCGTACCTGAAGCCCGGCTTCGCGTTCGGCGGCTCGTGCCTGCCGAAGGACCTGCGCGCGACCACTTACTTCGCCAAGATGCATGACGTCGAAGTGCCGATGCTCGCCGGCATCCTGCAGTCGAACCGCCAGCACATCGACCGCGCGATCACGAAAGTGCTCGAGTCCGGCCACCGCAAGGTCGGCATGCTCGGCCTGTCGTTCAAGACCGGCACTGACGACCTGCGCGAAAGCCCGCTCGTCGTGCTCGCCGAACAGCTGATCGGCAAGGGGCTGCAGCTGTCGATCTACGACCCCGACGTGCAGCTCTCGCGCCTGCTCGGCGCGAACCGCCGCTTCATCGAAACCCAGTTGCCGCACATCGGCGAACTGTTGAAGGCGGATCTCGCCGAAGTCATCGCGTCGGCGGACGTGCTCGTCGTCGGCGTGTCGAACCCGCTGATCTTCGACGCGCTCGCGACGCATTCGCGTCCCGGGCAGTACGTGCTCGACCTCGTCAATCTGCCCAATGCGCAGATGATCGGGGCGCGGGTCGAAGGGCTGTGCTGGTGA
- a CDS encoding polysaccharide deacetylase family protein, with protein sequence MSGGLATGFAPGAAERVSPRASVLQLAKAAGLFRVARHLTRKQLRILCYHGVWLGGPPHYGDCLFMSAAQFASRIELLRRLGYPVLPLDEAVSRLADGTLPECAVAITIDDGWYSTAAAMLPILKRYRLPATVYVTTYYALARRPVLNVLLGFMLARCERLPPSEALPEAARALVPENRFPGEEARQRIAAALCDHLDRLPALDARWEALERLAQAFRFDLGAVLADRRFDLMTEDEIRAMRRDGFDVQLHTHSHRMHGFDVRRVGEDIARNREALGRILGETAPPLAHFCYPSGVYHETVFPLLREQGIRSATTTEFGLNGRRADPLALRRILDCESFSDLEMEARLCGFWSLASAATRRLRPRGAR encoded by the coding sequence ATGAGCGGCGGCCTTGCCACCGGTTTCGCGCCCGGCGCCGCCGAGCGTGTCTCGCCGCGCGCATCGGTCCTGCAACTCGCGAAAGCAGCGGGACTTTTTCGTGTCGCGCGGCACCTGACGCGCAAGCAGCTTCGCATTCTCTGCTATCACGGCGTCTGGCTTGGAGGACCGCCGCATTACGGCGACTGCCTGTTCATGAGTGCGGCGCAGTTTGCCTCGCGCATCGAACTTCTCCGGCGGCTCGGATATCCGGTCCTGCCGCTCGACGAGGCCGTTTCGCGTCTCGCCGACGGGACGCTCCCCGAGTGCGCGGTCGCGATCACGATCGACGACGGCTGGTACAGCACGGCCGCCGCGATGCTCCCGATATTGAAGCGATACCGCCTGCCGGCGACCGTCTACGTGACGACGTACTACGCGCTGGCACGGCGGCCCGTGCTCAACGTGCTGCTCGGCTTCATGCTCGCGCGCTGCGAGCGGCTCCCGCCCTCCGAAGCGCTCCCCGAAGCGGCGCGAGCGCTGGTGCCGGAAAATCGCTTTCCGGGCGAAGAGGCGCGGCAGCGGATCGCCGCGGCGCTGTGCGATCATCTCGACCGGCTTCCCGCGCTCGACGCGCGATGGGAAGCGCTCGAACGCCTCGCGCAGGCGTTCCGCTTCGACCTCGGCGCTGTGCTTGCCGATCGCCGCTTCGACCTGATGACGGAAGACGAGATTCGCGCGATGCGCCGCGACGGCTTCGACGTGCAGTTGCATACCCACTCGCATCGGATGCACGGCTTCGATGTCCGGCGCGTCGGGGAAGACATCGCGCGCAACCGCGAGGCGTTGGGGCGCATCCTCGGCGAAACGGCGCCGCCGCTTGCCCATTTTTGCTACCCGAGCGGCGTGTATCACGAAACGGTATTCCCGCTGCTGCGCGAGCAGGGGATCCGCAGCGCGACGACGACGGAGTTCGGGCTCAACGGGCGCCGGGCGGACCCGCTCGCGCTGCGGCGGATCCTCGACTGCGAGTCTTTTTCTGATCTGGAAATGGAAGCGAGATTGTGCGGATTCTGGAGCTTGGCGAGCGCCGCCACACGGCGCCTGCGCCCGCGAGGTGCGCGCTGA